From the Psilocybe cubensis strain MGC-MH-2018 chromosome 6, whole genome shotgun sequence genome, the window GCGAGAAAGCGCACCCATTCAGTCCAAAACACGCCAAGGCGGCACAATGGACCCAGAAGCGAAACCCTCTCAAAAGTCGCAGCGGTAGCGTTAGGCGGGTTCCACTCCTCCATGCGCGTGATCATACCCGCAATGCTCTTGATtgacaccaacacctccaaCCCACTGATAACGCCACGCCAGCTCGAGTCGCCGCCACCGAGGCCTTCAGGACGGAAGAGCGACTCGTGGAAAAGGAGGCCACGGACAACAGGAGCGAGAATGTCGTCTATTTCATTATCTGGTTCAAAGCGACGTGCGAAGTCTTGCAGGAATTGGTCGATGTCGGAGGGAGAAAGCGAGTAGGGGTTTTCTGACGCGTTGGAGAGCAAAGGTGCGGAAAGGGCAGAGAGTGAGAGGAGAGGTTTGATCAGTTCAGCAGGCCCAAGTTCTCGACTAAGATTAGGTAGGCTTAGATTGCGATTTGCATTTAACATGATCATACGCACCCTGTAGGCTGAGGAAACATCTCGGGATCCTGTAAAATATATCCTGAATAGCTAATGACTAGTTGCCTGACTTTCTCCAGCTGGTCAAGAGCTTTGAGACTGTCTGCGGGAGCGTATCCCTACATATCCGCGAAGTCAGAATATCGTAGTTTTGAAGTGGTCAAGGAAACAAACAGTTTTCATCACGGTAGATCTGGCTGCATTTAGCCTCTTCCAACAGCCAACCAAATATTCAAATACCGTTTGCTGAGGAGGCAAAGATACAAGGACAGGAAGGTATTCTAGATCATCTCTGCGGAGGATATCAGCAAACTGTGGAAATgaacagaaaaaaagtaaaacGGACGTCATAGTTTGTGGATTAAGTTCTAGTCGCGCAATTAGAAGGCGATCTAATAGGTCGATGGAAAGTTTGTCAACGGCTGAGTCATGAGAGTCAGTACACCAAACCCGCAGACTTGAAGCAATAGCAAGGCGCACGAGTTTCCTCTGCTGCCAACTCCGAAGCCAGATGTTTCAGCCATACGATATCGTAACCACTCTTATCTGCAACCTCTTTCTACATGAAAGCAAACATAGTCACGATCAGAATTCGTAGTGCAGGACTCGGCGCTTAAAGAGACGTACGCTCAAAGTGACTTTGAGAACATTCTGTAGTGTGATATGCTCCCAAGCAGGTAAATCAAATTTCGGGACCTGTGGTTTCTTCTTCGCCAGACCTGACGCAGGCCGTGGGGCGGGGGGAGGTGACGCCGTAGTGGCAGCCGGAGAGGGACGAGGGATCGGCTTGGGTTTAACAGCAGCAGGGGGCGGGGTCGGGGTAGATGGCGCAGGTGTAGTCGTTCCAGAGGACCCCGACGGCGAGACAGCTGGTCTCTGCAGCTTCTCTAGCCTCTTCAAACGGATCTGTTAAATAAAGACATATAGGATGAGGTCCCGGTCTAGGATGCGTATATATGTCCCCACAAAGGGATATACCTACGCGATCGGCATCATCCTGGGGAGTAGGGCCGTTATCGCTCATCGTGAATGAGtgtagaagaaaagaaaaggacgTAAGAGTTATATAGCGATGATGTGCTGAGCGGGTTGTGTGCTGAGCCGGGGTAAAGCAGATCTCAGCGCCGAGTTGTATTACAAGTACAACTTGCGCTCGCGGAGCCCGCACTCATAATTGGCCTCACGTGCCATCACTCCGTCAGACGGCGGGCGACTCGACCTGACCCTCTCTCCAAGTCTCCATGTTCTCCTTCGGCCGCCAGCTGCTGTGGTCAGCCAAATCATGTCTTCGCGCGCAACAGCAGCCATGGCAGTCCGCCGCCTCTCGTCTCTTTTCCACCACCCAACCTGTTGAAGGAGCGTTGTACAAAATGAAGACCCATTCCGGCGCAAAAAAGCGATGGCGCTCGTTGGGGTCGGGAAGTTCCTTCAAACGCGTATGTCGACTCATATACACGTAGGAATTTCTTCTAACATGTCATTCATTTAGGGCAAAGCTGGACACCAGCATTTGAACGTATCAAAACCACCCGGGCGTAAGAACCGGCTCAGCACAACCGCGTACTCGAACTCTGCTCAAACGCACAAGCTCAAGAAGCTGCTCCTACCATATGGCTCCGGATAGACTTGACATAAAATCTGCTATGTAGATTATATCTTAGTGAGTTCTCTTGTGTGGCTTGTTCCAACTTAATCTGGGCTAATGTACCTCTAGATGAAATAGGAAAAACACTGCATAAAACGTTTTCTGCTGCTCTTTTCACGTCCCGGTTTTCAATCTTTCAATCTGCtatgaagatgaaaatatgACGAATGCTTTACAAAGGCTGTTAAATTAGGGAATACACGACCGTTGGGTATAGTACAAAGTGCTGTGAGTAATGAAGGGCAATGCAACAACTAAAAAGCAAGTATCGAATAGCAGAGACTGTCTGGTTCTGTTCCGCGAGAATTCAGTACGGTTTTGGCCTGGGTATCACATTGGATACAGCAGGTGCCGACTTTTGTTTTCCTCCTAGAAAACTGCGAATGTCTTTCTGTGCAGGATCATGCGTGGAGCTTCCTATTCCTCCCTTCTGCCGATGGAGATTGGATAAATGCCCGTGTCGGTTTACGCCATTGAGCCTAACGGCAAAGTACGTTTGTATGTCCGAAGACTGGCTGGCATGGTCACTTTCCGGCTGAAAACACCAGTCAGTCGACACTCTAGAAAATA encodes:
- a CDS encoding Putative mitochondrial ribosomal protein new15, mitochondrial, whose amino-acid sequence is MFSFGRQLLWSAKSCLRAQQQPWQSAASRLFSTTQPVEGALYKMKTHSGAKKRWRSLGSGSSFKRGKAGHQHLNVSKPPGRKNRLSTTAYSNSAQTHKLKKLLLPYGSG